The following are encoded together in the Natronolimnobius sp. AArcel1 genome:
- a CDS encoding PHP domain-containing protein, translating to MKCFHAHSNYSDGEFLFRMARAAADAGLEGLGFADHCNVASRESPQQERQLLGFNLDLTYERRRQALNELREQSSIEIYDAVEMDYVPHDEPAIRAFLEEANFDYTLGSVHQVDEQNVQDVSNFTALSADERDEIVTQYFDNLVALVESELFDVAAHVDLLERTPPLRGRSKIEQYHHVAEAFANSRTVPEINAGRALTDAAIVHPDPSFLEILQEYDVSVTVGTDSHEPAEIGKRAAFLEDFVAETDLEVVEPPSLD from the coding sequence ATGAAGTGTTTCCACGCTCATTCGAACTACTCGGATGGCGAGTTTCTTTTCCGGATGGCTCGAGCGGCCGCAGATGCTGGTCTCGAGGGACTCGGGTTTGCCGACCACTGCAACGTCGCCTCACGTGAGAGTCCACAACAGGAACGACAACTCCTCGGCTTCAATCTGGATCTCACCTACGAGCGACGCCGGCAGGCGCTTAATGAACTCCGCGAGCAGTCCTCGATCGAGATCTACGATGCCGTCGAGATGGATTACGTTCCGCACGATGAACCTGCGATCCGTGCGTTTCTCGAGGAGGCGAACTTTGACTACACGCTCGGGAGTGTCCATCAGGTCGACGAGCAGAACGTCCAGGATGTCTCAAACTTCACTGCGCTTTCTGCTGACGAACGTGACGAGATTGTCACGCAATACTTCGACAATCTGGTCGCACTCGTCGAGTCGGAACTGTTCGACGTCGCAGCCCACGTCGACCTCCTCGAGCGCACGCCACCGCTGCGTGGCCGGTCGAAGATTGAGCAGTATCATCACGTCGCCGAGGCGTTTGCTAACTCGAGGACGGTCCCAGAAATCAACGCTGGCCGTGCGCTCACCGACGCGGCAATCGTCCATCCTGACCCCTCCTTCCTTGAAATATTACAGGAGTACGACGTGTCGGTGACGGTCGGGACGGACTCCCACGAACCGGCAGAGATCGGTAAGCGCGCAGCGTTCCTTGAGGACTTTGTCGCCGAGACTGATCTCGAGGTCGTCGAGCCGCCGTCGCTTGATTAA
- a CDS encoding OsmC family protein → MSRLLRMAALEPGAAQGTLLEWLVSEGESVAAADTIATAETAAETGPVIAPTDGVLREQFIPAGASVPPGTPIGIIAGPDEVIDDRVASAQDSLEQSHADTRHSTAMPHRTVTASTDSGLSGRLEAGPFAWRYDEPADYGGTETGPTPVDVFLGGLAACLSLSVRFQAEKRDVAVDAISVTAAATPDHGPVESLEATIRLETDADDDTVGHLVEIAERGCHVSQLLSEEVAPTVSWERY, encoded by the coding sequence ATGAGCCGACTCCTCAGAATGGCCGCACTCGAGCCCGGCGCCGCTCAGGGAACCCTCCTCGAGTGGCTCGTCAGTGAAGGCGAATCGGTCGCGGCTGCTGACACCATCGCAACCGCCGAGACGGCGGCCGAAACTGGCCCGGTGATCGCCCCGACAGACGGGGTGCTCCGAGAGCAATTCATTCCCGCGGGCGCGTCAGTGCCGCCGGGGACCCCGATCGGCATCATCGCAGGTCCAGACGAGGTGATCGACGACCGCGTAGCGAGCGCACAGGATTCGCTCGAGCAGAGTCATGCAGACACGAGACACTCCACAGCAATGCCCCACCGAACCGTGACAGCCTCGACCGACAGCGGTCTCTCCGGGCGACTCGAGGCAGGTCCCTTCGCATGGCGGTACGACGAACCCGCCGACTACGGCGGTACGGAAACCGGGCCGACACCGGTCGATGTCTTCCTCGGTGGGCTCGCAGCCTGCCTTTCACTGAGTGTGCGGTTTCAGGCCGAAAAACGAGACGTGGCTGTCGACGCGATTTCCGTGACAGCGGCTGCAACACCCGACCATGGCCCCGTTGAGTCGCTCGAGGCGACGATCCGACTCGAGACTGACGCAGACGACGACACTGTCGGACACCTCGTCGAAATCGCCGAACGCGGCTGTCACGTCTCGCAACTGCTTTCTGAGGAAGTCGCACCAACCGTCAGCTGGGAGCGGTACTAA